Part of the Catalinimonas alkaloidigena genome is shown below.
CTCTGGTGTACCCTCTGGGAGTGGAGCAGAACAACTATGGCTGGGTAGCTGGAGGCATTGTACTGGGATCGGTGGTTGGTATTACTGCCGCCAAAAAAGTACAGATGACCGCTATGCCAGAGATGGTTTCACTCTTCAATGGTCTGGGGGGGGCTTGTGCGCTTTTAGTATCTCTGGTAGAGTTTTATAATTATCCCGAGGGTGTCTCTTTACTTAACGGGCAGATTTTTACCACCCTTTTCGCCCTTTTTATAGGTAGCATCTCCTTTACCGGAAGTTTGGTGGCTTATGGTAAATTACAAGGTTTCCTGCGCGATTCGCTTACGGTGCCTTACCCTCGTATAGTCAATGCTTTATTGTTGGTAGCTGTCATTGGCCTTATCATCTACATTATGATCATGCCTACTGCTGACTTTAACTGGGCCTTAATTCTAATGGCAGTGTCTTTGATCTACGGTATTACCTTTGTAACTCCCATTGGGGGAGGCGATATGCCGGTAGTGATTTCATTACTCAACTCTTTCACCGGGATTGGTGCTGCTCTCGCAGGACTAATCTACAATAACCAGGTAATGCTGGTAGGAGGTATTCTGGTAGGGGCTTCAGGCACTATCCTCACCATTCTCATGTGTCAGGCGATGAATCGTTCTCTCTTCAATGTAATCATCGGTGGCTTTAGTAGTAGTGGAGGTCCCGCCGGCGAAGGAAGAGAGCAAATTGTTAAAGAAGTATCTCCCAGCGACCTGGCCATTGAGCTAAAGTATTCCAGCAAAGTAATGGTAGTACCAGGCTATGGTATGGCAGTAGCCCAGGCACAGCATACGGTACACGAACTGGAAAGTATGCTGGAAGAAGAAGGAGTGGATTTTAAATATGCGATTCACCCGGTGGCTGGCCGTATGCCGGGACATATGAATGTACTTTTGGCAGAAGCCGATGTCCCCTATCCCAAATTATTAGAATTAGAAGAAGCTAACAAAGAACTGACTACTACAGATGTAGTATTAGTAATTGGGGCCAATGATGTGGTGAATCCTGCCGCAAAGGACGACCCCTCCAGCCCTATTCATGGCATGCCAATTTTAGAGGTAGAAAAAGCAAAAAGTGTTATCGTGCTCAAAAGAAGTATGAGTACCGGTTATGCGGGAATTCAAAACCAACTATTCTTCGGTGAAAAGACACGTATGTTGTTCGGTGATGCTAAAGCTTCTATTAATAAACTTAAAGAAGAGGTAG
Proteins encoded:
- a CDS encoding NAD(P)(+) transhydrogenase (Re/Si-specific) subunit beta, which codes for MTTSVYDFLYLISIILFIIGLKRLSSPDTARNGNLVAAGGMGLAIIISLVYPLGVEQNNYGWVAGGIVLGSVVGITAAKKVQMTAMPEMVSLFNGLGGACALLVSLVEFYNYPEGVSLLNGQIFTTLFALFIGSISFTGSLVAYGKLQGFLRDSLTVPYPRIVNALLLVAVIGLIIYIMIMPTADFNWALILMAVSLIYGITFVTPIGGGDMPVVISLLNSFTGIGAALAGLIYNNQVMLVGGILVGASGTILTILMCQAMNRSLFNVIIGGFSSSGGPAGEGREQIVKEVSPSDLAIELKYSSKVMVVPGYGMAVAQAQHTVHELESMLEEEGVDFKYAIHPVAGRMPGHMNVLLAEADVPYPKLLELEEANKELTTTDVVLVIGANDVVNPAAKDDPSSPIHGMPILEVEKAKSVIVLKRSMSTGYAGIQNQLFFGEKTRMLFGDAKASINKLKEEVDQA